From the Vulpes lagopus strain Blue_001 chromosome 15, ASM1834538v1, whole genome shotgun sequence genome, one window contains:
- the LIN7C gene encoding protein lin-7 homolog C: MAALGEPVRLERDICRAIELLEKLQRSGEVPPQKLQALQRVLQSEFCNAVREVYEHVYETVDISSSPEVRANATAKATVAAFAASEGHSHPRVVELPKTEEGLGFNIMGGKEQNSPIYISRIIPGGIADRHGGLKRGDQLLSVNGVSVEGEHHEKAVELLKAAQGKVKLVVRYTPKVLEEMESRFEKMRSAKRRQQT, from the exons ATATTTGTAGAGCAATAGAGTTGTTGGAAAAACTGCAAAGAAGTGGAGAGGTGCCACCACAGAAACTGCAGGCTTTACAAAGAGTCCTTCAAAGTGAATTCTGCAATGCTGTGAGAGAG GTATATGAACACGTCTATGAGACTGTGGACATCAGTAGCAGTCCTGAAGTGAGAGCTAATGCAACTGCAaag GCTACTGTGGCTGCATTTGCTGCCAGCGAAGGACATTCTCATCCTCGAGTTGTTGAGCTACCAAAAACAGAAGAAGGCCTTGGATTCAATATTATGGGAGGCAAAGAACAAAACTCTCCAATCTATATATCTCGAATAATTCCAGGTGGAATTGCTGATAGGCATGGGGGCCTCAAGCGAGGAGATCAACTCCTTTCTGTTAATGGAGTG agcGTTGAAGGAGAACATCATGAAAAAGCTGTAGAACTGCTGAAAGCagctcagggaaaggttaaattaGTAGTACGATATACACCCAAGGTCCTAGAAGAAATGGAGTCACGCTTTGAAAAAATGAGATCAGCAAAACGCAGGCAACAGACCTAA